The following are from one region of the Halictus rubicundus isolate RS-2024b chromosome 15, iyHalRubi1_principal, whole genome shotgun sequence genome:
- the LOC143361434 gene encoding uncharacterized protein LOC143361434: MKFEGRSTRPTIFGYVSVQGGIYHRRQCTGSQRGHSTVRGWHLFQPEDVEDSMESAADDQGLQRNVDQRDRSVCARYKLTLVVPEFPQISRHYRRCHRYRGAKSRFGTTGGSSPAFTDLEESRISLPVSRRDGR; the protein is encoded by the exons ATGAAGTTCGAAGGTCGTTCAACACGACCTACAATTTTCGGTTACGTTTCG GTCCAAGGTGGAATATATCATCGGCGGCAGTGCACCGGAAGCCAAAGGGGCCACAGCACAGTTAGGGGATGGCATCTATTCCAGCCGGAAGACGTCGAGGATTCTATGGAGTCTG CGGCAGACGATCAAGGACTACAACGGAATGTGGATCAAAGAGATCGAAGCGTCTGTGCAAGATATAAACTGACATTGGTGGTTCCGGAGTTTCCGCAaatatcgaggcattaccgtcGCTGCCATCGATACCGAGGAGCTAAATCCCGATTCGGGACCACCGGTGGGTCGTCGCCGGCGTTCACGGACCTCGAAGAATCACGGATCTCGTTGCCCGTGTCTCGTCGTGACGGTCGGTGA
- the LOC143361215 gene encoding uncharacterized protein LOC143361215 isoform X3, whose amino-acid sequence MCTTPSNVATGFGYTWSFGGPGAEARENAQGELTTNINYAVNNNQDQGSSQKIQTPTTHHGHTAGAHNQPHGTLVRVKKHHDVFSLTCDKGGCNCDAAHPTPAPSLFSNTLVFTTADKHAMSKHFMTPLGPLQLTAEECNEILMKRAAAASNQANANNVVTSQTDSTAHFGHVLTHVNTAQIETKVKQQQDMGSQVRVPKERPYSCSECGKSFLLKHHLTTHARVHTGERPHVCVHCGKSFAHKHCLHTHLLLHSADRPYQCRECKKSFTLKHHLVTHTRVHTRDRPFICQECGRSFPLKRHLVTHSKFHSGERPFVCEECGESFSQKDHLTMHSRFHGSLHPFVCPDCGATFQRKFELVNHGRLHGRVPHSCTVCGKEFLQKRTLLAHMRLHTGETPFACTVCGEAFPRKSDLVAHSKIHNNNTSTDEKSLMCRECGLDFSNREALTLHLRLHSGDRTLVTDLCGLAAAFQQTPGHFLTPNTSTTHQMNGPIGTPGVSHMHGATQTSPPVGTGPKPKPHICPDCGRGFAQKHGLSQHQRRHTDGSCHIRSHVCDKCGKAFYQKNHLLLHQRQHMDPPPSILRQQQRQAAQAAAQQAQQQQQQQQAQQQQQVQQQQVQQQVQQQVQQQQVQQQQQQQPQQPQQQTCTVDTKTIQLQIQQQVQQVQQQVQQQVQQQVQQQQQQQQQQQACSVDTKAIQLNVTM is encoded by the exons ATGTGCACCACTCCTAGTAACGTAGCCACAGGATTTGGGTATACCTGGTCCTTTGGCGGACCAGGTGCGGAAGCCCGAGAAAATGCACAGGGTGAACTCACGACGAATATCAATTACGCTGTGAATAATAATCAAGACCAAGGTTCCAGTCAGAAAATACAG ACCCCAACAACGCACCACGGCCATACAGCTGGAGCTCATAATCAACCGCATGGTACCCTCGTCCGTGTTAAAAAGCACCACGATGTGTTTTCATTAACGTGCGACAAAGGAGGTTGCAATTGCGACGCAGCTCATCCGACGCCCGCGCCGTCGCTTTTTTCAAATACACTAGTTTTTACCACTGCTGACAAGCACGCCATGAGTAAGCATTTCATGACACCCCTTGGACCGCTACAACTTACCGCGGAAGAgtgcaatgaaattttaatgaagAGAGCAGCGGCTGCCTCGAATCAAGCCAACGCGAACAACGTGGTAACGAGTCAAACGGACAGCACTGCTCATTTTGGACATGTTTTGACCCATGTTAACACCGCGCAAATTGAAACAAAGGTGAAACAGCAGCAAGATATGGGTAGTCAAGTACGTGTCCCAAAAGAAAGGCCATATTCCTGTTCGGAATGCGGGAAGTCCTTCCTCCTCAAGCATCACCTTACAACGCACGCGAGGGTGCACACCGGGGAGCGACCTCATGTTTGCGTTCATTGTGGCAAAAGTTTTGCACACAAACACTGTCTTCATACTCACCTACTCCTTCATAGCGCAGATCGACCTTACCAATGTCGTGAATGTAAAAAGTCTTTTACATTAAAGCACCACCTTGTAACGCACACAAGAGTACACACAAGAGATCGGCCATTCATTTGTCAAGAGTGCGGAAGATCATTTCCCTTAAAACGTCATCTGGTGACTCATAGTAAATTCCATTCAGGGGAGAGACCGTTTGTTTGCGAAGAGTGTGGAGAATCGTTTTCGCAAAAGGATCACCTGACGATGCACTCGCGCTTCCACGGCAGTTTACATCCCTTTGTTTGTCCCGATTGTGGTGCGACCTTCCAGAGAAAGTTTGAATTAGTGAATCACGGTCGTTTGCATGGCAGAGTTCCACACTCGTGTACTGTTTGCGGAAAGGAATTCCTCCAGAAAAGAACACTGTTAGCGCATATGCGTTTGCACACAGGAGAAACTCCGTTCGCGTGCACCGTTTGTGGGGAAGCTTTTCCTAGGAAATCCGACCTTGTTGCCCATTCTAAGATTCATAACAATAACACGAGCACGGACGAGAAATCGCTAATGTGCAG GGAATGTGGATTGGACTTCTCGAATCGAGAAGCCCTTACCCTGCACTTAAGGTTACATTCTGGCGATCGAACACTTGTTACCGACCTTTGTGGATTAGCGGCCGCCTTCCAGCAAACTCCTGGACACTTTCTTACCCCTAACACGTCGACGACTCATCAG ATGAATGGACCCATTGGAACACCCGGTGTCAGCCATATGCACGGTGCAACGCAAACATCACCGCCAGTGGGTACAGGTCCAAAGCCAAAACCACACATTTGTCCTGATTGCGGTCGTGGGTTCGCGCAGAAACATGGTTTGTCCCAGCACCAACGGCGTCACACGGACGGCAGTTGCCACATAAGATCGCACGTCTGCGATAAGTGTGGCAAAGCTTTCTACCAGAAAAATCATTTGTTATTGCATCAACGCCAGCACATGGACCCGCCGCCGAGCATACTTCGGCAACAACAGAGGCAAGCTGCCCAGGCTGCCGCCCAACAggcgcagcagcagcaacagcagcaacaagcgcaacaacagcaacaggtGCAACAGCAACAAGTGCAACAACAGGTTCAACAACAAGTACAACAGCAGCAGgtgcagcaacagcagcagcaacaacccCAACAACCGCAACAACAAACGTGTACGGTTGACACAAAAACAATACAGCTGCAGATACAGCAACAAGTGCAACAAGTTCAACAACAAGTTCAACAGCAGGTACAACAGCAGGtacagcaacaacagcagcagcagcagcagcaacaggcGTGCTCTGTGGACACTAAAGCAATACAGTTAAATGTCACTATGTGA
- the LOC143361215 gene encoding uncharacterized protein LOC143361215 isoform X1, which translates to MCTTPSNVATGFGYTWSFGGPGAEARENAQGELTTNINYAVNNNQDQGSSQKIQVDIKPPKITNSTHRRPMFTMNETCQQTPTTHHGHTAGAHNQPHGTLVRVKKHHDVFSLTCDKGGCNCDAAHPTPAPSLFSNTLVFTTADKHAMSKHFMTPLGPLQLTAEECNEILMKRAAAASNQANANNVVTSQTDSTAHFGHVLTHVNTAQIETKVKQQQDMGSQVRVPKERPYSCSECGKSFLLKHHLTTHARVHTGERPHVCVHCGKSFAHKHCLHTHLLLHSADRPYQCRECKKSFTLKHHLVTHTRVHTRDRPFICQECGRSFPLKRHLVTHSKFHSGERPFVCEECGESFSQKDHLTMHSRFHGSLHPFVCPDCGATFQRKFELVNHGRLHGRVPHSCTVCGKEFLQKRTLLAHMRLHTGETPFACTVCGEAFPRKSDLVAHSKIHNNNTSTDEKSLMCRECGLDFSNREALTLHLRLHSGDRTLVTDLCGLAAAFQQTPGHFLTPNTSTTHQMNGPIGTPGVSHMHGATQTSPPVGTGPKPKPHICPDCGRGFAQKHGLSQHQRRHTDGSCHIRSHVCDKCGKAFYQKNHLLLHQRQHMDPPPSILRQQQRQAAQAAAQQAQQQQQQQQAQQQQQVQQQQVQQQVQQQVQQQQVQQQQQQQPQQPQQQTCTVDTKTIQLQIQQQVQQVQQQVQQQVQQQVQQQQQQQQQQQACSVDTKAIQLNVTM; encoded by the exons ATGTGCACCACTCCTAGTAACGTAGCCACAGGATTTGGGTATACCTGGTCCTTTGGCGGACCAGGTGCGGAAGCCCGAGAAAATGCACAGGGTGAACTCACGACGAATATCAATTACGCTGTGAATAATAATCAAGACCAAGGTTCCAGTCAGAAAATACAGGTTGACATTAAGCCTCCTAAAATTACCAATAGTACGCATCGTAGACCGATGTTCACAATGAATGAAACCTGTCAGCAGACCCCAACAACGCACCACGGCCATACAGCTGGAGCTCATAATCAACCGCATGGTACCCTCGTCCGTGTTAAAAAGCACCACGATGTGTTTTCATTAACGTGCGACAAAGGAGGTTGCAATTGCGACGCAGCTCATCCGACGCCCGCGCCGTCGCTTTTTTCAAATACACTAGTTTTTACCACTGCTGACAAGCACGCCATGAGTAAGCATTTCATGACACCCCTTGGACCGCTACAACTTACCGCGGAAGAgtgcaatgaaattttaatgaagAGAGCAGCGGCTGCCTCGAATCAAGCCAACGCGAACAACGTGGTAACGAGTCAAACGGACAGCACTGCTCATTTTGGACATGTTTTGACCCATGTTAACACCGCGCAAATTGAAACAAAGGTGAAACAGCAGCAAGATATGGGTAGTCAAGTACGTGTCCCAAAAGAAAGGCCATATTCCTGTTCGGAATGCGGGAAGTCCTTCCTCCTCAAGCATCACCTTACAACGCACGCGAGGGTGCACACCGGGGAGCGACCTCATGTTTGCGTTCATTGTGGCAAAAGTTTTGCACACAAACACTGTCTTCATACTCACCTACTCCTTCATAGCGCAGATCGACCTTACCAATGTCGTGAATGTAAAAAGTCTTTTACATTAAAGCACCACCTTGTAACGCACACAAGAGTACACACAAGAGATCGGCCATTCATTTGTCAAGAGTGCGGAAGATCATTTCCCTTAAAACGTCATCTGGTGACTCATAGTAAATTCCATTCAGGGGAGAGACCGTTTGTTTGCGAAGAGTGTGGAGAATCGTTTTCGCAAAAGGATCACCTGACGATGCACTCGCGCTTCCACGGCAGTTTACATCCCTTTGTTTGTCCCGATTGTGGTGCGACCTTCCAGAGAAAGTTTGAATTAGTGAATCACGGTCGTTTGCATGGCAGAGTTCCACACTCGTGTACTGTTTGCGGAAAGGAATTCCTCCAGAAAAGAACACTGTTAGCGCATATGCGTTTGCACACAGGAGAAACTCCGTTCGCGTGCACCGTTTGTGGGGAAGCTTTTCCTAGGAAATCCGACCTTGTTGCCCATTCTAAGATTCATAACAATAACACGAGCACGGACGAGAAATCGCTAATGTGCAG GGAATGTGGATTGGACTTCTCGAATCGAGAAGCCCTTACCCTGCACTTAAGGTTACATTCTGGCGATCGAACACTTGTTACCGACCTTTGTGGATTAGCGGCCGCCTTCCAGCAAACTCCTGGACACTTTCTTACCCCTAACACGTCGACGACTCATCAG ATGAATGGACCCATTGGAACACCCGGTGTCAGCCATATGCACGGTGCAACGCAAACATCACCGCCAGTGGGTACAGGTCCAAAGCCAAAACCACACATTTGTCCTGATTGCGGTCGTGGGTTCGCGCAGAAACATGGTTTGTCCCAGCACCAACGGCGTCACACGGACGGCAGTTGCCACATAAGATCGCACGTCTGCGATAAGTGTGGCAAAGCTTTCTACCAGAAAAATCATTTGTTATTGCATCAACGCCAGCACATGGACCCGCCGCCGAGCATACTTCGGCAACAACAGAGGCAAGCTGCCCAGGCTGCCGCCCAACAggcgcagcagcagcaacagcagcaacaagcgcaacaacagcaacaggtGCAACAGCAACAAGTGCAACAACAGGTTCAACAACAAGTACAACAGCAGCAGgtgcagcaacagcagcagcaacaacccCAACAACCGCAACAACAAACGTGTACGGTTGACACAAAAACAATACAGCTGCAGATACAGCAACAAGTGCAACAAGTTCAACAACAAGTTCAACAGCAGGTACAACAGCAGGtacagcaacaacagcagcagcagcagcagcaacaggcGTGCTCTGTGGACACTAAAGCAATACAGTTAAATGTCACTATGTGA
- the LOC143361215 gene encoding uncharacterized protein LOC143361215 isoform X2, with the protein MCTTPSNVATGFGYTWSFGGPGAEARENAQGELTTNINYAVNNNQDQGSSQKIQQTPTTHHGHTAGAHNQPHGTLVRVKKHHDVFSLTCDKGGCNCDAAHPTPAPSLFSNTLVFTTADKHAMSKHFMTPLGPLQLTAEECNEILMKRAAAASNQANANNVVTSQTDSTAHFGHVLTHVNTAQIETKVKQQQDMGSQVRVPKERPYSCSECGKSFLLKHHLTTHARVHTGERPHVCVHCGKSFAHKHCLHTHLLLHSADRPYQCRECKKSFTLKHHLVTHTRVHTRDRPFICQECGRSFPLKRHLVTHSKFHSGERPFVCEECGESFSQKDHLTMHSRFHGSLHPFVCPDCGATFQRKFELVNHGRLHGRVPHSCTVCGKEFLQKRTLLAHMRLHTGETPFACTVCGEAFPRKSDLVAHSKIHNNNTSTDEKSLMCRECGLDFSNREALTLHLRLHSGDRTLVTDLCGLAAAFQQTPGHFLTPNTSTTHQMNGPIGTPGVSHMHGATQTSPPVGTGPKPKPHICPDCGRGFAQKHGLSQHQRRHTDGSCHIRSHVCDKCGKAFYQKNHLLLHQRQHMDPPPSILRQQQRQAAQAAAQQAQQQQQQQQAQQQQQVQQQQVQQQVQQQVQQQQVQQQQQQQPQQPQQQTCTVDTKTIQLQIQQQVQQVQQQVQQQVQQQVQQQQQQQQQQQACSVDTKAIQLNVTM; encoded by the exons ATGTGCACCACTCCTAGTAACGTAGCCACAGGATTTGGGTATACCTGGTCCTTTGGCGGACCAGGTGCGGAAGCCCGAGAAAATGCACAGGGTGAACTCACGACGAATATCAATTACGCTGTGAATAATAATCAAGACCAAGGTTCCAGTCAGAAAATACAG CAGACCCCAACAACGCACCACGGCCATACAGCTGGAGCTCATAATCAACCGCATGGTACCCTCGTCCGTGTTAAAAAGCACCACGATGTGTTTTCATTAACGTGCGACAAAGGAGGTTGCAATTGCGACGCAGCTCATCCGACGCCCGCGCCGTCGCTTTTTTCAAATACACTAGTTTTTACCACTGCTGACAAGCACGCCATGAGTAAGCATTTCATGACACCCCTTGGACCGCTACAACTTACCGCGGAAGAgtgcaatgaaattttaatgaagAGAGCAGCGGCTGCCTCGAATCAAGCCAACGCGAACAACGTGGTAACGAGTCAAACGGACAGCACTGCTCATTTTGGACATGTTTTGACCCATGTTAACACCGCGCAAATTGAAACAAAGGTGAAACAGCAGCAAGATATGGGTAGTCAAGTACGTGTCCCAAAAGAAAGGCCATATTCCTGTTCGGAATGCGGGAAGTCCTTCCTCCTCAAGCATCACCTTACAACGCACGCGAGGGTGCACACCGGGGAGCGACCTCATGTTTGCGTTCATTGTGGCAAAAGTTTTGCACACAAACACTGTCTTCATACTCACCTACTCCTTCATAGCGCAGATCGACCTTACCAATGTCGTGAATGTAAAAAGTCTTTTACATTAAAGCACCACCTTGTAACGCACACAAGAGTACACACAAGAGATCGGCCATTCATTTGTCAAGAGTGCGGAAGATCATTTCCCTTAAAACGTCATCTGGTGACTCATAGTAAATTCCATTCAGGGGAGAGACCGTTTGTTTGCGAAGAGTGTGGAGAATCGTTTTCGCAAAAGGATCACCTGACGATGCACTCGCGCTTCCACGGCAGTTTACATCCCTTTGTTTGTCCCGATTGTGGTGCGACCTTCCAGAGAAAGTTTGAATTAGTGAATCACGGTCGTTTGCATGGCAGAGTTCCACACTCGTGTACTGTTTGCGGAAAGGAATTCCTCCAGAAAAGAACACTGTTAGCGCATATGCGTTTGCACACAGGAGAAACTCCGTTCGCGTGCACCGTTTGTGGGGAAGCTTTTCCTAGGAAATCCGACCTTGTTGCCCATTCTAAGATTCATAACAATAACACGAGCACGGACGAGAAATCGCTAATGTGCAG GGAATGTGGATTGGACTTCTCGAATCGAGAAGCCCTTACCCTGCACTTAAGGTTACATTCTGGCGATCGAACACTTGTTACCGACCTTTGTGGATTAGCGGCCGCCTTCCAGCAAACTCCTGGACACTTTCTTACCCCTAACACGTCGACGACTCATCAG ATGAATGGACCCATTGGAACACCCGGTGTCAGCCATATGCACGGTGCAACGCAAACATCACCGCCAGTGGGTACAGGTCCAAAGCCAAAACCACACATTTGTCCTGATTGCGGTCGTGGGTTCGCGCAGAAACATGGTTTGTCCCAGCACCAACGGCGTCACACGGACGGCAGTTGCCACATAAGATCGCACGTCTGCGATAAGTGTGGCAAAGCTTTCTACCAGAAAAATCATTTGTTATTGCATCAACGCCAGCACATGGACCCGCCGCCGAGCATACTTCGGCAACAACAGAGGCAAGCTGCCCAGGCTGCCGCCCAACAggcgcagcagcagcaacagcagcaacaagcgcaacaacagcaacaggtGCAACAGCAACAAGTGCAACAACAGGTTCAACAACAAGTACAACAGCAGCAGgtgcagcaacagcagcagcaacaacccCAACAACCGCAACAACAAACGTGTACGGTTGACACAAAAACAATACAGCTGCAGATACAGCAACAAGTGCAACAAGTTCAACAACAAGTTCAACAGCAGGTACAACAGCAGGtacagcaacaacagcagcagcagcagcagcaacaggcGTGCTCTGTGGACACTAAAGCAATACAGTTAAATGTCACTATGTGA